A window of Maioricimonas rarisocia genomic DNA:
ACTGGAGGCTTTTGCCAGCCAACCGGACATGAGGCGGTCAGTCCTTTCGGCAGTCGATCTCTGAAAGTGTCTGCGCCATTATCCGCGCCGGAGAAGGCGGAGGGAATCCCACGTCCCGAACAGGATGCCGTGCGGAATCGTCAGTGGAGATTCGATTAAGGAAAGACTAATATAGGCCGTTCGACGTGGCACGCACATCCTGGCCGCGAAGAACCATTCTCTCGAGATTCTCATCCATTCGATTCGACATCCCGTTCAGGAGGCGACAATCTCCATGCCCAGACATCAGGTCGATGACATCCGGAATGTGGCGCTGGTTGGTCATGGTGCGGTCGGCAAAACAACGTTAGCCGACCTGATGTTGTTCAAAACGGGAAAGAACTCGCGAGCCGGGTCCGTGGACGACGGCACCAGTCTGTTCGATACCGAAGAAGACGAGAAGGAACGCAAGCACTCGATTACCGCCGCGGTGGGACATTTCGACCACGACGGACGTCACGTCAACCTCGTCGATACGCCCGGCATGCCGGACTTTGTCGGCCATCTCATCGGTGCGTTGCGCGGTGTCGAAACCGCAGCTCTTTGCGTCAGTGCTCCGTCGGGGATTGAAGTCAACACCCGCAAGAGCTTCCAGTACGCGGGCGAGGAAGGACTGGCCCGGTTCGTCGTCTTCAACAAACTCGATGGCGACAACATCGACTTCCCTGCCCTGGTCGAATCGTTGCGGGAAATGTTCGGGCCGGCCTGCGCGTTGATGAACGTGCCGGTCGGCGTCGGTAGCGATTTCAGCGGTGTTGTCAGTTCCATCGATGTTCCCGGCGAGGTCCCCGCCGGAGCCGTGATGGATCCGGCAGCAGCAGGTCAGCAGGTGATCGATGCGGCCGTCGAGGCTGATGAAGACCTGATGGAGCGGTACCTCGAAGGAGAGGAACTGACCGGCGAAGAACTGTCGGGTGCGATCTCCAAGGCGATCATCGCCGGCACGTTGATCCCCGTCTTCTGCACCAGCGCCAAGGAGGACATTGGTGTTCAGGAACTGCTGGACGGCCTGGCCCGATACGCTCCGTCGCCGGCGGACATGAAGCGGACCGCGACTCGCGAAGGAGACACCTTCCGGATCGAACCGAAAGCGGACGGCCCGCTGATTGCCCAGGTGTTCAAGACCCGCATCGATCCCTTCGTCGCCAAGATGAGCTTCCTGCGAGTGTTCAGCGGTTCGCTGCACAAGGACCAAAGTGTCCAGGACAGCCGGACGGGCCGATCGATCAAGATTTCCCAGCTTCTGGAAGTTCAGGGGGGACAGTCCGAAGCCGTTTCGGACGCGGGTCCCGGGGACATCGTTGCCGTCGTGAAGATCGACGAACTGAAGACCGGTGACACGCTGACGGACGGTGCCCAGGGCGTGGAGCTGACGCCGATCCCGTTCCCGAGACCGATGATCGGTCTGGCCGTCGAACCGAAGACTCAGGCCGACCAGACGAAGATCTCCGGAGCCCTGCACAAGATCGAGGAAGAGGATCCGACCTTCGTCGTGCGACGCGATGCGCAGACCAAAGAAATGGTCATCAACGGGATGAGCGAACTGCATCTGCAGCTCATCCAGAACCGGCTGCACGCACGAGAAAAGGTGGACATCATCACCCACCAGCCGAAGGTTCCCTACCGCGAAACGGTCAGCGGGTCGGCCGAGGGAAGCTATCGGCACAAAAAGCAGTCGGGCGGATCCGGTCAGTTCGCGGAGGTCCACTTCCGCATTTCTTCCTGCCCGCAGGACATCGATCCGGACGAGTACTTCACCAAGAGCCGCTTCGAGAGCATGCGGTCATTCCATTACGACCCCGAGCTCAACTACTGCTTCGTCGACAGGGTCACGGGCGGATCGGTCCCCAACCAGTTCATTCCGGCTGTCGAGAAGGGCATCCGCGAACGGATGGAGCAGGGAGTGATCGCCGGCAACCAGGTGCAGGACGTGGTTGTCGAACTGTTTTTCGGCAAGGATCACCCGGTCGACAGTAACGAAACCGCCTTCAAGATGGCGGCCAGCATGTGCTTCCGGGAAATCTTCCAGAAGGCACGGCCAACACTGCTCGAACCGATCGTCGAGATGGAGATCACCGTTCCGGGCGACAAGATCGGCGACGTCACCAGCGACCTGAATTCGCGGCGCGGTCGCATGGAAGGAATGGACGAGGCCCCCGGCGGGTTCTCGATCATCCGGGCGAAGGCTCCGCTCGCGGAAGTCATGACGTATGCCCGCGGGCTCTCGAGTATGACCGGTGGCCAGGGTTCCTTCACCCTGGAATTCAGCCACTACGAGATGGTGCCTCCCAACGAGCAGGCCAAGATCGTCGCTGCCGCGAAGTCCGACGAAGAGGAGCACTAAGCCGTTGCACGCACGCGCCGGGAGCCCATCGGACGCAGCCGGTGGGCTTTCCGGTCGCAGTCGTGCGGCCAACGCCTGTGGAACGATGCCTGAGAAGACTCAGCCCTCTTTCTCAGACTCGTTACTCTTTCGCGGCGAGGGGGGATTCGAGGACCGTTTGCGTGTCGTTTTCCGCCCCGATCGGCCATCGCGGCCAAGAGCGTGCCGCCATTGCTTCAGCTGCTGCTTGAAATCCCGCAGTCCGACGTGCCGGACGGGAAGCCGCAGATCGGCCTCGGCAGCCGGGCGACCGCCGTCGTCCGGATGAGCGGCTTCGGCGACTTCCTTCTCGAGGTTTCGCAGCCAGGACGGTATGTCGACGCCAGAGCCCCACGAATCGTGCAGATAGTCTTCGACCTCTGATTCGAGGCGAGTGAACGTTGCCGATTCCGAGCGTCCCCGCCGGGCGTCGTCGACCGACTGCTTGACCAGGGCCAGCATCCGGTTGACGGCGAGCGGTTTGACGAATCGCTGATTGAGGTGATCGGCGATGGCCGGCATCCGCATGCCGTACCGGCGCTCGAGCGCTTCGAGATGTTCGAGATGCTGGTCGGCAAGGTCGGCGGTCTGGGCTTCGTAGGTGGTCGCCCAGACGGTCGCGGCCTCGGTGTGGCCGGAACGGGCCAGTATCTCGTGCACGAGCGTGACCGGCAGCAGGTTCCATGCATCCCGATCGTAGCGCGATTCCGCCCGCAGGAACTCGAGCAGGCAGAAGAACATCTCGCCGTAGTCGGACTGCGTCGTCGTGGTGTTGTATTCCAGAAAGCGATCGAACTTGTCGACGACGATCGAGTAGATCGTTTCCAGACACCACTCGGCATGCGATCGGTCGATCTTGCCTTCGCGGATGTCGGAGATCAGTCGCATCGGCCGGAGCGGATCTTCTTCCTGCTCGAGGTAATCGATGTACCAGGCGACGCTGTTGTGCAGGATCGCCCGTACGTTGCCGAGCGTCAGCTGGCTGGCATGGAACAGGTCCTGACCGTACTCGTGGATGAACTCCGAGAGGTCCTGCCAGGACTTGTCGTCCCTGATGCCGTCGACGGCCGAGAGCCGCATCGTGCTGCTGTGTTTGAGCCACAGCCACTGGTACGGCTCGCTCATGCCGCCGACCAGTTCGATCAGTTCCTCGGCGCCCAATCGCCCGGACCGCCATTTCGTGGCCGACTGCAGCGTGCATTCCAGCGACGACCGGAAGGCGATTTCGAAGAGCCGGTCGAATTCGGTAATCGCCGGTCCTTCCGGACGCCAGCGGCGTTCCATGCGGAAGGCCGTCTGCAGGATGTGCCACGTTTCGCGGAACAGTCCCAGCCGTGGCAGTTCGGTCAGCAGGAATCGCGCCGCCGACTGCAGCGTCTGGGCACGCAGAATCTGCTCGGGCGTGCCGCCGTTGTCGAAGGGAACATACAGCAGCGGCTGCTTCTCCATCCACTTCTGCAGAGCCGGCAACTGCTTGCGAACCTGATCGTGGTCCCGCTGGACAATCGCGGCGTAGACGGCGGCAAGGCGGGCATCATCGGCGGCGGCATTGCTGGAGGAAGCTTCCGGACCGGCACACCCTTCGAGGAGTCGCACGGCATTCCGCAGACAGATGAGCGTCGTGATGATCTGCCCGACGAGGTAGAACTTCACCTGCAACTGCAGGTCATATTCCACGTTGGCATCGTGAGCCCCCGACGGGCTGGCGATCTCGTGCTCCCAGGCCGACTGCATCAGTCGCCACAGGTCGGACTGCCAGCGGCGTCCCTGTGCGGCCCAGCTTTCCACCGCCGAGCGGGCGCGGGTGACGCTCTGTTCGTCCTCGTTGGCCGCCAGATCACTGGCGAGCGTAACGGCCGCGATCTGCCACATCTGGCCGACCGCGTTGAGGAACTTCAGTCGCGGCTCGAGTTCGCGATTGAGCTGCTCGAATTCGGTGTCCTGAAAACCGAACTCGTTCTCGAGGGTATCCCCCCAGTTCCCGTCGTCGGTGGAATCGCGGAATGTGATCCCCTCGTAAGCGGCACTGAACAGACTGTTCTCGTCGTCCTCCGGGTCGTCCTCTTCCAGCTCGGGACCGCCCGTTTCCATGTCCCAGTCGCTGCCGGGACGGCGGCGGTCATCGAGAGCATCCTGCAGGGACGGCACCTGCCACAAGGGGCCGGCATTCGCTTCCAGAAAGTCGAACAGGCGGCATACGGCCTGAATGCGGTCGGCCCCTCTGAGGGCCTGGTCGTCGTCTTCGGCAACCAGCTTGATCCACCGCATCAGCAGCGCGAAGACCGAGTGACGCGGCGACTCGAGGCCGACCTCGTCCGACTGGCTGAGCCACTGCATCAGCAGCCCCATCGCGGCGACGTGGTCCTGCTTGTCGAGCAGCGCTTCGACCACCTGCGCATACGACTGAGCGGCACTGAAGCGGCCGACATGCTCACGCCAGAACGAAATGTCGCCGGCGGACGAACCGGCGTGCCGCCAGCTCGTCAGGGCTTCGGACACATGAATGGCCGAGTCCCAGCTCTCATGACCGGAGACGTCCGGCAGGTCTTCGATCGCGTCGCTGCCGAACTGGTCCCACCACTCTGCGAAGTCCCGGAACTCGCTGGTCAGTCGGTCGCGGGCTTCGGCGTCTCCCTCGGCGGCCGCCTCGCCCAGGACGCGCGAGTATGCGCTCAGCAGGCGTTCGACCAGCTCGAAGAGCGTTTCAATCCGGTTGTCGGGGATCGCGTCCTCTCGCGAAGAGAACAGCGGGAACTGTCCGTGGAATCCGAGGATGTTCCAGGGATCGACCATCGCTCCGCAGGCGATCCCGCGGTGAAGCAGGTCGCGGGATTCGGTCACCAGAGCGACTGCCTCGGCAAGGTTGCCGTTGTCGAGTTCGCGATGGGCCGAGGCGAGCTGGCACTGAATCTCGCTTTCAAAGCGGATCGACGCGGCCGGTATGGCGTTGGCCTGTCGGCGGCTCGCTTCGGAGTAGCCCATCTGCGCATACAGATAAGCCAGCTCGCGGTGCTGGACCTGTCGGGCTCCGTAGCCGGAAAGGTGCATGTTCAGGAACTGCCGGACATGACCGAACGGCTGCTGCGTGCGCTTCTGTTCCTGCTGCAGTCGGCGGGCGCGGGCCCCATCGACCTGTTCCATCAGACGTTTGTAGAAGGCGTCGCGGCGGCGGGCGACGATCGGCAGCAGCGTCGTCAGCGAGATCGACGAATCGTGGGTCTCCGGTCCGGAACCACTGATGGACGACGCCATCAGCATCGTGCCGCACAGCGCCGCGGCAGCATCGAACAGCCGTTCTTCGCGGGGTGTGCGGGAGTTGGAGTCTTCGACCCAGGTGACCAGTGCGTCGAGAATGATCTTGCGAATGACGAACCGGCGATACCGTCCCTTGATGTCGATCCAGTCCGGGTCCCACTCGCCGAACATGTAGTTCGTACGCTTGTTGACCGGGTGCAGATGGTCGTGCGCCCGCATGTCGACGGCGACCTCGGAGAGCTGATCGAGGTCGAGGTGTGCATCGGCGACAATATCGGCCGGGGCCTCGCGCAGAAACGACAGCGTTCGCTCGATGAGATCGTGGTACTTGCCGTGGGCGACACCGGCTTCTTCGACGTAGACCGGCACGGCACGAAACCGCTCGTGCGAGTACATCTCCATCTTCCGTCCGTTCTCGAGGACGGCGACGGGGCGGTAGCCGACGAAATCATTCAGTTGCTGCATCGCACCGTCGACGATGCGATCCCGTTCGTCCCAGGGCCCCCCCTGGGCGAGCACTGCTTCAAAGATGCAGGCGAGCAGAAACGGGTGCTCGAAGTCTTCGGGCTGCAGGTGAAACAGCAGGTCGGAGTGATGCTGCCGGTACGCAGCCAGGCACGCCTCGAGCGCCAGCGGGATGACGGCTTCGACCTGGGTGCAGTCGGTGAACGTCGGCTCCTGGCCGCGCACCTGATCGAGTTCTCCAAGCAGGAGTTGCTGCAGTGCTGCGGGACGGTCGCCGGTCGGCAGAAGCTTCCAGAGTCGATTCAGCCGCGCGAAGAACTGTGGATCGCGGCGGCCTCCGGAGAAGTTCAGGTGGGCGAGTATCTCGTGAGCGAGGATCTGATCGTCTTCAGTCAGAGTGACGGGATGTCGGTCGTTTCGTCGGGAAGCCATCGGCAGGCAGGCAACTTTCTGGTCGGTCCCACGTCCATCGGGAAAAGCCCGCGAAGCCGTCTCGCCGGCTGGGTATCCCTCCGGTGAAGCGGCTCGGTGAATCCGGACAGCAGGCATTCTGGCGAAGAGACATCCGTTCCGTAAAGCCCGTGTCCGACGGAATCCGCGGGATGGCGGATTGTTCGAGACCGTCCTCGGACAGGTTTGACCGGGGCCGGTCGATCGGGTCAACTGTACCACAATTCCCTGAACATTCTTCGATCGATTCCGGACGACGGGGCCCCCGCGTCGACGACGGGCTGTCCCTTGCGCCTCTGCGGTGGAGAGAGACTTTGGACGTGCATCCGCTTCTGATTCTCGCGGTCGGTGTGGCGACCGTTATCGGCATGATCCTTGTCCTGCGTATCAATGCGTTTATGGCGTTGATCACTGCGGCGATTCTGGTCAGTTTACTCGCTCCCGGAGAACTGGCCGACAAGATCAGCCGCGTTGCGGAAGCCTTCGGTGAGTCGGCCGGCAAGATCGGCATCGTGATTGCACTGGCTGCCGTCATCGGGGAATGCATGATGCGCAGCGGGGCCGCCGACCGGATCGTCCAGGCGTTCCTGCGGCTGCTGGGCGTCAAACAGGCTTCGGTGGCCCTGCTCGGCTCGGGGTTTGTGCTGGCGGTCCCGGTCTTCTTCGACACGGTGTTCTATCTGCTGGTGCCGCTGGCCCGCTCGTTGTACCGACGGACCGGACAGAACTATCTGCTGTACCTGCTGGCAATTGCGGCCGGAGGCGCGATTACGCACACGCTGGTTCCGCCGACGCCCGGTCCTCTGGTGATGGCCGACCAGCTGGGGATCGACATTGGGGCGATGATCATTGCCGGTGCCGCGGTGGCCCTGCCGGCCGCAATCGTCGGCGTGCTGCTGGCGCACGTTTTCGACCGGTTGGTTCCGGTGCCGTTTCGCGAAGTCAGGACCGGTCCTGAAATGCGGGCGCTGGACGATCACGAGCTGCCGCCGCTCTCGTTGTCGGTGCTGCCCGTCGTGCTGCCGGTGTTGCTGATCTCGGCCAACACCGTCGTGGGCACATTGATGAAGCAGACAACCGAACCCTCGTCGCTGGCTCGACTGGAAGAGATTTCGCAATGGACGGCCGTGATCGGTAACCCCAACCTCGCGCTGCTGATTTCGACAGCCGTGGCGATGTGGCTGCTGTGGCGTCAACAGCGACCGACGCTGACGAAGATGAGCGAGATGGTCGAAACCTCCCTGATGAGCGGCGGGGCCATCATCCTCATTACCGCCGGCGGCGGCGCGTTTGGCGCGATGCTCAAGGTGGCCCAGATCGGACCGGCCATCGAAGGGTACTTTTCCGGCAGCGGCGGGGCGGCCTCGGGACTGACGTTCATGCTGCTCGGCTACCTGATTGCGGTGCTGCTCAAGGTGGCGCAGGGATCGAGCACCGTGGCCATGATCACCGCCTCGAGCATGCTGGCTGCGACGATTGCAGGTGGTGTGGACCTCGGCTACCACCCGGTCTATCTCGCCACCGCCATCGGTGCCGGGTCGCTGATGGGGTCCTGGATGAACGACAGCGGCTTCTGGATCTTCGCGAAGATGGGGGGACTGACCGAAGCCGAAGCCCTCAAGTCATGGACGCCCATGCTGGCCGCAATGAGCCTGGTCAGTCTCGGCACGTCGATCGTGCTGGCGATCACGGTGCCGATGGTCTGAGGGAGCGGCTTTATCGCTCGGACTTGCCCGGCGCGCGGTCGATGGTGATGATCTGAACAAACAGACGCGGAGCGCAGACTCACATCCCAGGTCAGACGGGCGGTGTCATGAATCAGTCTCCCGAGTCGTATGACGACGAACGTCGCGTGGTCCAGATGCTGCGGGAAGGCCGCGATCGGATCAATTCCGAACTGGCCAAGGTCATCATCGGCCAGACCGACGTCATCGAACAGGTGATGGTCGCGCTGTTTGCCGGCGGCCACTGCCTGATCACCGGAGCTCCCGGGCTGGCCAAGACGCTGCTCGTCAAATCGATCGCCCAGATCTTCCACCTCAAGTTCCAGCGAATCCAGTTCACGCCCGATCTCATGCCGGCCGACATCACCGGCACCGAGATTCTCGAAGAGATCGGCGAGGGCCGCCGCAAGATGGTCTTCGTCAAGGGCCCAGTCTTCGCCAACGTGATTCTCGCCGACGAGATCAACCGCACGCCTCCCAAGACGCAGGCGGCTCTGCTCGAAGCGATGCAGGAGCATCAGGTGACGGCAGCGGGCGAGCGGTATCCGCTGGAAGAGCCGTTCTTCGTTCTGGCGACACAGAACCCGATCGAAATGGAGGGAACGTACCCGCTTCCCGAAGCCCAGCTCGACCGGTTCATGCTCAACGTCGTGATCGATTACCTGCCCCGCGAAGACGAAGTGTCGGTCGTCGAGCAGACGACGTCCCGCCAGCCGACGAAGATCGAGCCGCTGTTTTCCGGCGAGGACGTCATGGCCTTTCATGAGGTCGTCCGCAAGGTGCCGATTGCCCGCGAGATCGTGCAGTACGCCGTCAACCTGGCCTCGGCGTCCCGTCCCGGACAGGAAGGAACGCCGGACTTCATCAATGAGTGGGTAAGCTGGGGAGCCGGAACGCGCGCTTCGCAGTTTCTCGTGCTCGGAGCCAAGGCCCGCGCCCTGCTGGCCGGACGGGCCCATGTGACGCTCGACGACGTGCGGTCGCTGGCTCAGCCGGTGCTGCGGCACCGCGTGCTGGTGAACTACCGGGCGGAAGCGGAGGGGGTCACCGTCGAGAACGTGATCGACCGCCTGCTCGAGGCGGTTCCCCGCCCCTGACGGCTCTTACAGCGTGATCCAGACGGGCCCGTGTCCGGACCTGCCTGCGCGGTGGTCAACGCCGGCGCGGGCGTGCTAAGATCAAGGGCTGTTGATTTGTTGCACCGTCGATGTGTCTGGTGACCGCGGAGTGATTGGAATGCGCCCAAAAGCAGGCAACCTCCTGAAGATCAAAGCGTTGGCAACGGGAACGGTGCTGCTGGTCGGGGGGCTGCTGCACGCAGCCGAACCTTCGTCGGCACCGGTCGATTTCACGCAGGACGTGCGGCCGATCCTCTCGAACAGCTGCTTTCAGTGTCATGGACCGGATCAAGCGGCCCGCGAGACCGAGTTGCGTCTCGACACGCCCGAGGGAGTGACCGCCGATCTGGGTGGCTACAAGGCGGTCGTCCCGGGTGATGTCGACCAGAGCGAACTGCTCCGCCGCGTGACGGCCGAGGCTCCCGAGGAGCTGATGCCTCCACCCGACTCCGACTACGACCGGCTCACACCGGAGCAGGTGGACATCCTGCGGCGGTGGATCGAGCAGGGTGCCGAGTGGGAACAGCACTGGGCATTCGTTCCGCCCGAACGTCCCGAACTGCCCGAGGTGCAGGAATCGGACCGGCCCCAAAACGGCATCGATCACTTCGTGCTGCGGCGGATGCGGGAGAAGGGGCTTTCGCCGAATCCCGAGGCGTCGAAAGAAGCACTGCTCCGTCGCGTCACGCTCGATCTGACCGGCGTGCCGCCGACGATTGAAGAGATTGATAGCTTCCTGTCGGACGAATCGCCCGACGCGTACGAGAAAGTCGTCGATCGGCTGCTGCAGTCACCCCGCTACGGTGAGCACATGACGCGGTACTGGCTCGATGCAGCCCGCTACGGGGACACGCACGGCCTCCACCTGGACAACATGCGTTCGATGTGGCCGTATCGCGACTGGCTGATCCGGGCATTCAACAACAACATGCCGTTCGACCAGATGACGATCGAACAGCTCGCGGGCGACCTGCTGCCGGATGCCACGACCGATCAGAAAGTGGCGAGCGGTTTCAATCGCTGCCACGTCACGACCAGCGAAGGGGGCTCGATCGCCGAAGAGTACTACGTGCGCTACACCGTCGATCGGGTCGAGACGGTCGGCACGGTCTTCATGGGGCTAACGCTGGGATGTGCGGCGTGCCACGATCACAAATTCGATCCGGTCACGCAGCAGGAGTTCTATCAGCTGTTCGCGTACTTCAACAGCATGACCGACAAGCCGATGGACGGGAACGCACTGCTTCCGCCGCCGGTCATTGAAGTCCCGACCGAAGAACAGTCATCGCAGCGGGCGAACCTTCAGGAGCAGATCGCCGCGGTCAATACGCGGCTGAAGGACGCGATCGCCGCGATCGAGTACAGCGACCCGCACGAAGGGGCCGAGGCGGTCTCGCTCGAGCCGACCGAGTTCGTCTGGATCGACGACGCGGTTCCTTCGGGAGCGCAGCCGCAGCAGAGCGGACACCCGTGGGAATTCGTGTCTGCTCCCGATCCGGTCTTCAGCGGCGAGAAGGCGACCCGGCGGACAGCTGAGGGACTCGGGCAGCATTTCTTCACCGGAGCGAATCCACCGCTGGTGATCGGGGACAGCGACAAGCTGTTTGCGAGCGTGTATCTCGATCCCGAGAATCCCCCCACCGAGATCATGCTGCAGTTCAACGACGGCTCCTGGGACCATCGCGCTTACTGGGGCGAGAACGCCATCGACTGGGGACAGGACGGCAAAGCGAGCCGTCTGAAAATGGGAGAGCTGCCGGTCGCCGGTCAGTGGGTGCGACTGGAAGTCGATGCGGCGAAAGTCGGACTGAAGCCGGGAACGAAACTAAACGGCTGGGCCTTCACGCAGTGGGGCGGTCGGGTCTACTGGGACCGGGCCGGCATCGTGACGCGGACTCCGCAGAATGGTCAGCCGTTCGAATCGCAGCGGCTCTGGGAGCTGGCGATCGGTGACGGCAAGGATCTGCCCAAACCGGTTCAGGACGTCCTCAAGGTGGCTCCCGCCGACCGCAACGAGAAGCAGCAGGAAACGATTCGCACCTACTTCCTCGAGCGGGTTTATCCGGGGACGAAGGACGTGGTCGCGCCGATCCTGGCCGAGCGGGAACAGCTTCAGGCGGATCTCAAGGCCCTGAACGACGCAATCCCGAAGACGCTGGTATCCGAGGAAATGAAGGAGCCGAAGACGGCGTACGTGCTCGATCGCGGCGAATACGACAAGAAGGCCGATCCGGTCGAGCGTCGCGTGCCGGCGGTCTTTCCCGATCTGCCGGAAGGCGTTTCAAACGATCGCCTCGGCTTCGCCCGCTGGCTGGTCGATCCCTCGCATCCGCTGACGGCACGGGTCACTGTGAACCGCTGGTGGCAACGCTACTTCGGCACCGGCATCGTCAAGACGTCCGAAGACTTCGGCGTTCAGGGAGATTTCCCGACGCATCCGGAACTGCTCGACTGGCTG
This region includes:
- a CDS encoding elongation factor G encodes the protein MPRHQVDDIRNVALVGHGAVGKTTLADLMLFKTGKNSRAGSVDDGTSLFDTEEDEKERKHSITAAVGHFDHDGRHVNLVDTPGMPDFVGHLIGALRGVETAALCVSAPSGIEVNTRKSFQYAGEEGLARFVVFNKLDGDNIDFPALVESLREMFGPACALMNVPVGVGSDFSGVVSSIDVPGEVPAGAVMDPAAAGQQVIDAAVEADEDLMERYLEGEELTGEELSGAISKAIIAGTLIPVFCTSAKEDIGVQELLDGLARYAPSPADMKRTATREGDTFRIEPKADGPLIAQVFKTRIDPFVAKMSFLRVFSGSLHKDQSVQDSRTGRSIKISQLLEVQGGQSEAVSDAGPGDIVAVVKIDELKTGDTLTDGAQGVELTPIPFPRPMIGLAVEPKTQADQTKISGALHKIEEEDPTFVVRRDAQTKEMVINGMSELHLQLIQNRLHAREKVDIITHQPKVPYRETVSGSAEGSYRHKKQSGGSGQFAEVHFRISSCPQDIDPDEYFTKSRFESMRSFHYDPELNYCFVDRVTGGSVPNQFIPAVEKGIRERMEQGVIAGNQVQDVVVELFFGKDHPVDSNETAFKMAASMCFREIFQKARPTLLEPIVEMEITVPGDKIGDVTSDLNSRRGRMEGMDEAPGGFSIIRAKAPLAEVMTYARGLSSMTGGQGSFTLEFSHYEMVPPNEQAKIVAAAKSDEEEH
- a CDS encoding GntP family permease, whose amino-acid sequence is MHPLLILAVGVATVIGMILVLRINAFMALITAAILVSLLAPGELADKISRVAEAFGESAGKIGIVIALAAVIGECMMRSGAADRIVQAFLRLLGVKQASVALLGSGFVLAVPVFFDTVFYLLVPLARSLYRRTGQNYLLYLLAIAAGGAITHTLVPPTPGPLVMADQLGIDIGAMIIAGAAVALPAAIVGVLLAHVFDRLVPVPFREVRTGPEMRALDDHELPPLSLSVLPVVLPVLLISANTVVGTLMKQTTEPSSLARLEEISQWTAVIGNPNLALLISTAVAMWLLWRQQRPTLTKMSEMVETSLMSGGAIILITAGGGAFGAMLKVAQIGPAIEGYFSGSGGAASGLTFMLLGYLIAVLLKVAQGSSTVAMITASSMLAATIAGGVDLGYHPVYLATAIGAGSLMGSWMNDSGFWIFAKMGGLTEAEALKSWTPMLAAMSLVSLGTSIVLAITVPMV
- a CDS encoding AAA family ATPase, whose protein sequence is MNQSPESYDDERRVVQMLREGRDRINSELAKVIIGQTDVIEQVMVALFAGGHCLITGAPGLAKTLLVKSIAQIFHLKFQRIQFTPDLMPADITGTEILEEIGEGRRKMVFVKGPVFANVILADEINRTPPKTQAALLEAMQEHQVTAAGERYPLEEPFFVLATQNPIEMEGTYPLPEAQLDRFMLNVVIDYLPREDEVSVVEQTTSRQPTKIEPLFSGEDVMAFHEVVRKVPIAREIVQYAVNLASASRPGQEGTPDFINEWVSWGAGTRASQFLVLGAKARALLAGRAHVTLDDVRSLAQPVLRHRVLVNYRAEAEGVTVENVIDRLLEAVPRP
- a CDS encoding PSD1 and planctomycete cytochrome C domain-containing protein, encoding MRPKAGNLLKIKALATGTVLLVGGLLHAAEPSSAPVDFTQDVRPILSNSCFQCHGPDQAARETELRLDTPEGVTADLGGYKAVVPGDVDQSELLRRVTAEAPEELMPPPDSDYDRLTPEQVDILRRWIEQGAEWEQHWAFVPPERPELPEVQESDRPQNGIDHFVLRRMREKGLSPNPEASKEALLRRVTLDLTGVPPTIEEIDSFLSDESPDAYEKVVDRLLQSPRYGEHMTRYWLDAARYGDTHGLHLDNMRSMWPYRDWLIRAFNNNMPFDQMTIEQLAGDLLPDATTDQKVASGFNRCHVTTSEGGSIAEEYYVRYTVDRVETVGTVFMGLTLGCAACHDHKFDPVTQQEFYQLFAYFNSMTDKPMDGNALLPPPVIEVPTEEQSSQRANLQEQIAAVNTRLKDAIAAIEYSDPHEGAEAVSLEPTEFVWIDDAVPSGAQPQQSGHPWEFVSAPDPVFSGEKATRRTAEGLGQHFFTGANPPLVIGDSDKLFASVYLDPENPPTEIMLQFNDGSWDHRAYWGENAIDWGQDGKASRLKMGELPVAGQWVRLEVDAAKVGLKPGTKLNGWAFTQWGGRVYWDRAGIVTRTPQNGQPFESQRLWELAIGDGKDLPKPVQDVLKVAPADRNEKQQETIRTYFLERVYPGTKDVVAPILAEREQLQADLKALNDAIPKTLVSEEMKEPKTAYVLDRGEYDKKADPVERRVPAVFPDLPEGVSNDRLGFARWLVDPSHPLTARVTVNRWWQRYFGTGIVKTSEDFGVQGDFPTHPELLDWLATELIRTGWDVKGMQKLIVMSATYRQDSKVTEKALAIDPENRYLSRGPRFRLEAEMIRDAGLFVSGLLNEKVGGPSVKPYQPAGIWEAVGYTDSNTAKFTQDDGQKLYRRSMYTFWKRTAPPPSMSNFDAPSRESCTVRRARTNTPMQALTLMNDKQFVEASRHFAQRILREGGATDDDRLVFAFRSATSRMPQADELNVIRQLLEQQRAYFSGKPEAAKALIDSATTQLEPQHLERDHSRDPEVAAWTMLANLLLNLDETITKS